One Baekduia alba genomic window, ACGCGCGCAACCACGAGCCGCTGTGGGACTACGTCCGGCGCGGGATCCTCGAGTCGATCTCCACCGACCACTGCCCGTTCACTAACGAGCAGAAGGCGCGCGGCCTGGACGACTTCAGCCTCGTGCCCAACGGGCTGCCGGTCATCCAGCACCGCCTCGCCAAGCTGTGGGACGAGGGCGTCGTCGCCGGTCGGATCACCCCGAGCCAGCTCGTCGACCGCACGTCGACGACGATCGCCCGGCGCTTCGGCCTGACCACCAAGGGCGCGATCGCCCCGGGCAAGGACGCTGACGTGGTCGTGTTCGACCCCAGCGCGCCGCGCGGCTACGGCACGCACACGTCGTTCATGAACGTCGACTACGACCTCTACGAGGGCGAGATGGCGTCGGGCTCGGTGCGCCACACGCTGTCGCGCGGGACCATGGTGTACGACAACGGGCAGATCGTCTCGCAGCCCGGTCACGGGAAGTTCGTGGCCCGGCAGACGGCGCTGGCGTCGGAGGGCGCGACCGCATGACGTTGAGCATCGACGCCGACCGCGTGCTGTCCGACCTGCAGGAGCTCGCCGCGGCCAGCGGCGGTGAGCACGCGGGCGCCAAGCGCCTGGCGTGGTCGCCGGACTGGGAGACCGCGCGCGCATGGCTGCTGGGCAAGCTGGACGAGCTGGGCGACGGCGTGACCGTCGAGCGCGACGAGGCCGGCAACCTGTGGGCGGAGCTCGCGGGCGGCGAGGACGCGCCGGACGGCTTCGTCATCGTCGGCTCGCACATCGACGCGGTGCCGTCCGGCGGCTGGCTGGACGGCTGCCTCGGGCTGCTGACCGCGCTGGAGGTGCTGCGGACGCTGGCGGCCGCCGGCGCCCCGCCGGCGATCGCGGTCCGGCTCGTGGACTGGGCCGACGAGGAGGGCGCGCGCTTTGGGCGCTCGCTCGTCGGGTCCTCGGCCGTCGCGGGCACGCTCGAACCCGACGACGTCCGCGGGCTGCTGGACGCCGGCGGCACGACGCTGCAGGACGCGATGGCGTCGGTGGGCGTCGACCTGGACGCCGCGACCGCCGCCCGGTCACGCCTGGACGGCGCGCGCGCCTACCTGGAGCTGCACATCGAGCAGGGCCCGGTCCTGAAGGACACCGGCCGCCTGGCGAGCGCCGTCAGCGGCACGTTCGGCGACGAGCGCTACCTGATCACGTTCACCGGCCAGTCCGCGCACGCGGGCTCGACGCCGATGCACCTGCGCCGCGACACGCTGGCGGCGGCGGCGACCGCCGCGCTCGAGATCCGCGAGGTCGGCATCCGCCACGGCGGCGTGACGACGGTCGGCGCGATCACGAGCGCGCCCGCGGTCATCACGGCGATCGCGGGCGAGTCGGAGATGATGCTCGACCTGCGCCACCTCGACGCCGACGTGTTGGCCACCATGTTGGCCGAGTGCCTGGACGCGTGCGCGCGCGCGGCCGAGGCGTTCGACTGCGGCGTGCAGCCGCGGCGCGTGTTCGGCGCGACGCCGACGCCGTTTCACCCGAAGTTGATCGCGTTGGCTCGTGCCGCGGTCGAGGCCGCGGGCGGCGGCGACGGTGGGGTGGGTGGGGCTCCGATTCCCTCCGGGCCGCTGCACGACGCGACGGAGATCGGCCGGCTCGTGCCGACCGTGATGATCTTCGCCCAGTCCGACCCGCCGATCTCCCACACCGAGGTCGAGGACTCGCCGGTCGACGCGCTGCGCGTCGCGATCGAGGCCTACGGCGCGACGGTGGGCGAGGCGATCGCCCTGATCGCCGCCGGCGAGCTCGACGGGGCGGTGCGCTGATGGACTTCGGGGTGGTCCTCCAGAACGACCCGCCGGCCGCGCGCGTCATCGACCTGGCCAAGCGCGCCGAGACCTACGGGTTCTCCCACGCCTGGACGTTCGACTCCCACCTGCTGTGGGAGGAGCCCTACGTCGTCTACAGCCGGATCCTCAACGAGACCCACAAGCTGATCGTGGGCCCGATGGTCACCAACCCGGCAACGCGCGACTGGACGGTCACCGCGTCGACGTTCGCGACGCTCAACGAGATGTACGGCAACCGGACGATCTGCGGGATCGGCCGGGGCGACAGCGCCGTGCGCGTCATCAACGGCAAGCCGGTGTCGGTGGCCGACATGTACGCCTCGATCGAGGTCATCCGCGGGCTGGCCAGCGGCGAGACCGTCGACTACAAGGGCACGCAGCTGCGGCTGCCGTGGAACCCGGACTCGCGGCTGCCGGTCTGGGTCGCGGCCTACGGCCCCAAGATGTTGGCCTTGACCGGCGAGGTCGCCGACGGCTTCATCCTCCAGCTCGCCGACCCCGACATCACGGCGTGGTCGATCGCCGC contains:
- a CDS encoding TIGR03842 family LLM class F420-dependent oxidoreductase, whose translation is MDFGVVLQNDPPAARVIDLAKRAETYGFSHAWTFDSHLLWEEPYVVYSRILNETHKLIVGPMVTNPATRDWTVTASTFATLNEMYGNRTICGIGRGDSAVRVINGKPVSVADMYASIEVIRGLASGETVDYKGTQLRLPWNPDSRLPVWVAAYGPKMLALTGEVADGFILQLADPDITAWSIAAVRAAAEAAGRDPDAVTICVAAPAYVTDGTEAGLAHGRDQCRWFGGMVGNHVADLVARYGGDGSAVPTALTDYIKDREGYDYNEHGRAGNTHTSFVPDAVIDRFCLIGPPEVQVQRLNELADLGVDQFALYLQHDDKDHTLSAYGERVIPAVNLREAAKL
- a CDS encoding hydantoinase/carbamoylase family amidase; this encodes MTLSIDADRVLSDLQELAAASGGEHAGAKRLAWSPDWETARAWLLGKLDELGDGVTVERDEAGNLWAELAGGEDAPDGFVIVGSHIDAVPSGGWLDGCLGLLTALEVLRTLAAAGAPPAIAVRLVDWADEEGARFGRSLVGSSAVAGTLEPDDVRGLLDAGGTTLQDAMASVGVDLDAATAARSRLDGARAYLELHIEQGPVLKDTGRLASAVSGTFGDERYLITFTGQSAHAGSTPMHLRRDTLAAAATAALEIREVGIRHGGVTTVGAITSAPAVITAIAGESEMMLDLRHLDADVLATMLAECLDACARAAEAFDCGVQPRRVFGATPTPFHPKLIALARAAVEAAGGGDGGVGGAPIPSGPLHDATEIGRLVPTVMIFAQSDPPISHTEVEDSPVDALRVAIEAYGATVGEAIALIAAGELDGAVR